A genomic window from Brassica oleracea var. oleracea cultivar TO1000 chromosome C8, BOL, whole genome shotgun sequence includes:
- the LOC106312147 gene encoding tRNA (guanine-N(7)-)-methyltransferase non-catalytic subunit wdr4, giving the protein MEESHIEEEGERQTKHEVAPALISVHPFQKSVAVTVGSALRVFDLIEGRPVSLVDESDEPSHKDSIRAIRYGSSGKIFASAGDDKLVKIWSADSWQCLNTISSEKRVTAVAISSDDSYVCYADKFGVVWVVNLDGINEGKVLPSKKGVQLLCHYCSIITSLEFSPDGRYILSADRDFKIRVTVFPKKPLQGAHEIQSFCLGHTEFVTCITFVQNSELTQGYLMSGSGDSSVRLWDITSGSLLDTCDVSPTVKHLESNESEPTQVTVTDMCALPNSSLAAVSIQSFQGIVLLHCDLSAHTLSITKVIKIPGDSFIPTSISFSTSTRLLWMVSGASNGSNHPGYTRVRLISRIEAEPSSVLEDEQVPGGTTLLEHLQGKVSIEESVMSAAAEAVRAAMCSLMVKKQYSEENREFRKNNRNDKKPTQ; this is encoded by the exons ATGGAAGAATCTCATATAGAAGAAGAAGGAGAAAGGCAGACCAAACACGAGGTCGCTCCTGCATTGATATCCGTTCATCCATTTCAGAAGTCTGTCGCTGTCACTGTCGGGTCGGCTCTTCGTGTATTCGATCTTAT AGAGGGCCGTCCAGTTAGTTTGGTGGATGAATCTGATGAACCTTCTCACAAGGATTCCATTAGAGCTATTCGATATGGTTCAAGTGGGAAGATTTTTGCATCTGCAGGCGATGACAAGCTCGTTAAGATTTGGTCTGCTGATTCTTGGCAGTGTCTTAACACCAT ATCTTCTGAAAAGAGAGTTACCGCGGTTGCCATAAGCAGCGACGATTCATATGTTTGCTATGCGGACAAGTTTGGTGTTGTGTGGGTGGTAAACCTGGATGGGATCAATGAGGGTAAAGTTTTACCTAGCAAAAAGGGTGTGCAGCTGCTTTGCCATTATTGTAGCATTATTACAAGCTTG GAGTTTTCCCCAGATGGTCGATATATTCTTAGTGCAGATCGAGACTTTAAGATCAGG GTGACTGTTTTTCCTAAGAAGCCTCTACAAGGGGCTCATGAAATACAGAGCTTTTGTCTTGGACATACAGA GTTCGTCACCTGCATAACCTTTGTTCAGAATTCAGAGCTTACTCAAGGATACCTCATGTCTGGAAGTGGAGATTCCAGT GTTCGACTGTGGGATATTACATCTGGGTCTCTTCTGGACACATGTGACGTTAGTCCAACG GTAAAACATTTAGAGTCTAATGAAAGTGAGCCAACGCAAGTCACAGTTACCGATATGTGCGCACTCCCAAATTCTTCTCTTGCAGCAGTGTCTATTCAAAG TTTTCAAGGAATAGTATTGCTACACTGTGATTTATCAGCCCATACTCTCTCCATTACAAAG GTGATTAAAATCCCTGGAGATAGTTTCATCCCCACAAGTATCTCCTTTAGCACATCAACAAGGTTACTATGGATGGTATCAGGAGCCTCGAATGGTTCAAACCATCCTGGTTATACAAGGGTTCGTCTCATCTCGCGCATTGAAGCTGAACCATCTTCAGTCCTTGAAGACGAGCAGGTTCCTGGAGGGACAACACTGTTGGAGCATTTGCAAGGTAAAGTTTCGATAGAAGAGAGTGTGATGAGTGCTGCAGCAGAAGCTGTGAGGGCAGCAATGTGCAGCCTTATGGTGAAGAAGCAATACTCTGAAGAGAATAGAGAGTTCAGGAAAAACAACAGAAATGATAAGAAACCCACACAGTGA
- the LOC106312248 gene encoding probable transmembrane GTPase FZO-like, chloroplastic: MRTLLSQRPCVTSPLLISASFPPFPRRCIRLSSFSPPRHKRLSSLTIRNASLESADQTSPSRPRTLYPGGYKRPELAVPGLLLRLDADEVMSGNRDETLDLIDRALAKSVQIVVLDGGVNAGKLYEAACLLKSLVKGRAYLLIAERVDIAAAVGASGVALSDEGLPAIVARNTLMGSNSESVVLPLVARIVKDVDSALTASTSEGADFLILVGSGEDQQVADSLLKSVNIPIFVTCRSKGEDKEELRLLKSGASGFVVSLNDLRSSRDVALRQFLDGASYVNENETPLVEASDLQEKHVATGFVKLEDKQKEIVEMEKSVLRETIEIIHKAAPLMEEVSLLVDAASRIDEPFLMVIVGEFNSGKSTVINALLGKRYLKEGVVPTTNEITFLCYSDLESEEQQRCQRHPDGQYICYLPAPILKDINIVDTPGTNVILQRQQRLTEEFVPRADLLVFVLSADRPLTESEVAFLRYTQQWKKKFVFILNKSDIYRDTRELEEAISFVKENTQKLLNTENVILYPVSARSALEAKLSAAALVGRDDLEVSDPDSKWRTQSFNELEKFLYSFLDSSTATGMERIRLKLETPIAIAERLLSSVESLVIQDCVAAREDLASADKIINRTKEYTLTMEYESISWRRQALSLIDKARLQVVDLIESTLRLSSLDLAISYVFKGENSASVAATSKVNGEILAPALSNAQDLLGKYGEWLQSSTAREGRLSLKSFENKWPQYVNSKTQLGIDTYDLLRKTDKFSLKTIQNLSAGTTSKRLEQDIREVFFVTVGGLGAAGVSASLLTSVLPTTLEDLLALGLCSAGGYVAIANFPYRRQAIIGKVNKVADALAQQLEDAMQKDLSDATNNLVNFVNIVAKPYREEAQLRLDRLLGIQKELSDIRSKLQLLQVEIDNLHVLR, translated from the exons ATGAGAACTCTACTCTCTCAACGCCCATGTGTGACGTCACCGTTACTCATCTCCGCTTCATTCCCACCGTTCCCTCGCCGGTGCATTCGCTTATCTTCCTTTTCTCCTCCACGTCACAAGCGCCTCTCCTCTCTCACAATCAGAAACGCTTCGCTTGAATCCGCCGATCAGACTTCTCCCTCTAGGCCGCGAACTCTTTATCCCGGCGGTTACAAGCGTCCCGAGCTCGCTGTTCCCGGTTTACTTCTCCGCCTCGACGCGGATGAGGTTATGAGCGGGAACCGTGACGAGACTCTTGATTTAATCGACCGTGCGTTAGCCAAATCGGTCCAGATCGTCGTGCTCGACGGCGGAGTTAACGCCGGTAAGCTCTACGAGGCAGCTTGTTTGCTGAAGTCACTTGTCAAGGGCCGTGCTTACCTCTTGATCGCCGAACGCGTTGATATCGCCGCCGCCGTTGGTGCGAGTGGTGTCGCTCTCTCCGACGAAG GTCTTCCGGCGATAGTAGCGAGGAACACTTTGATGGGTTCAAATTCTGAGTCGGTGGTTCTCCCTTTGGTGGCTAGGATTGTGAAGGATGTTGATTCTGCTCTAACTGCCTCTACCTCTGAGGGTGCTGATTTCCTCATACTTGTTGGATCTGGTGAAGATCAGCAAGTGGCTGATTCTTTGTTGAAGAGCGTGAACATACCCATTTTTGTGACTTGCAGAAGCAAAGGAGAAGATAAGGAAGAGTTGCGGTTACTGAAATCAGGAGCATCTGGTTTCGTTGTATCTTTGAATGATCTGCGTTCTTCCAGGGATGTTGCTCTTCGCCAGTTTCTTGATGGAGCTTCTTATGTTAACGAGAACGAAACACCATTGGTTGAGGCTAGTGACCTTCAGGAGAAACATGTTGCTACTGGTTTCGTAAAATTAGAGGACAAGCAGAAAGAAATAGTAGAAATGGAGAAATCAGTTTTGAGGGAGACTATTGAAATTATCCACAAGGCGGCTCCACTG ATGGAAGAAGTCTCCCTACTGGTCGATGCAGCTTCCCGGATTGATGAGCCGTTTTTAATGGTTATAGTG GGGGAATTTAACTCCGGAAAATCAACTGTTATCAATGCACTTCTTGGGAAGAGATACCTCAAAGAGGGTGTAGTCCCCACCACCAATGAAATCACTTTTCTGTGCTACTCTGACTTAGAATCTGAGGAGCAACAACGTTGCCAAAGGCATCCCGATGGCCAATACATCTGCTATCTTCCTGCACCTATACTTAAGGAT ATCAATATCGTTGACACACCTGGAACTAATGTGATCCTTCAAAGGCAACAACGTCTTACAGAAGAATTTGTTCCACGTGCAGATCTGCTTGTTTTCGTTCTTTCTGCTGACCGTCCTTTAACTGAAAGTGAG GTTGCGTTTCTCCGGTATACCCAGCAGTGGAAAAAGAAATTTGTGTTTATCCTGAATAAATCTGATATCTACCGTGATACTCGTGAG CTTGAGGAAGCTATCTCGTTTGTTAAAGAAAATACGCAAAAGTTGCTTAACACAGAAAATGTGATATTGTATCCTGTGTCCGCACGGTCTGCTCTTGAGGCGAAGCTTTCAGCAGCAGCTTTGGTAGGCAGAGATGATCTAGAGGTCTCTGATCCCGATTCTAAGTGGAGAACCCAGAGCTTCAATGAACTTGAGAAATTTCTGTACAGCTTCCTAGATAGCTCAACTGCCACCGGGATGGAGAGAATAAGGCTTAAATTGGAGACACCTATTGCAATTGCAGAGCGCCTCCTTTCATCTGTGGAATCTCTTGTTATACAAGATTGCGTAGCTGCTAGGGAAGATTTGGCTTCAGCAGACAAGATTATCAATCGTACTAAAGAATACACACTTACGATGGAATATGAGAGCATATCTTGGAGAAGGCAGGCTCTGTCATTG ATTGATAAGGCCAGATTGCAAGTTGTTGATCTAATAGAATCTACCCTGCGGCTATCAAGTCTTGATCTTGCAATCTCTTACGTGTTTAAAGGGGAAAACTCGGCCTCTGTAGCGGCTACATCCAAAGTTAATGGAGAAATACTCGCTCCAGCACTCTCAAATGCTCAA GACCTACTTGGAAAATATGGTGAATGGCTACAATCAAGTACTGCCCGGGAAGGGAGACTGTCCTTGAAATCATTTGAAAACAAATGGCCACAATATGTCAATTCAAAAACTCAACTGGGCATAGACACATACGACTTGCTTCGGAAAACTGATAAATTCAGCTTGAAAACCATCCAGAACTTGAGTGCCGGAACCACATCAAAACGGTTGGAACAAGATATTCGAGAAGTG TTCTTTGTGACAGTTGGTGGGCTTGGAGCTGCAGGAGTTTCTGCATCACTTCTAACCTCAGTGCTACCCACTACTTTGGAAGATCTTCTTGCTCTTGGCCTTTGCTCTGCTGGAGG GTATGTGGCTATAGCAAACTTCCCATATCGCAGGCAAGCTATAATTGGTAAGGTGAATAAAGTGGCTGATGCGTTGGCTCAACAACTCGAAGATGCTATGCAAAAGGATCTTTCGGATGCAACAAATAATCTAGTAAACTTTGTGAATATTGTTGCCAAGCCTTACCGAGAAGAAGCTCAGCTAAGACTTGATCGTCTTTTAGGCATCCAGAAGGAACTATCAGATATTAGGAGTAAATTACAGTTGCTACAAGTTGAAATTGATAACCTTCATGTATTAAGATGA
- the LOC106307559 gene encoding uncharacterized protein LOC106307559 translates to MENHSDAEGSEMFGDWDFLRVSENDRGGGSTSTATAGGGRVLPPWADPSYEWGGGKWKVDGRKKRKESDLSLEDLMKEEYSSLPPQIAEWYWCIEYVAKYVKDLRCILDLMNMGYPTTNDYGNRINEILSLRILESLFDPTKNAAAAATVVVGPRIEFDLSLSTTHVLNAILEHVTVSELRPGMPELSKFNLLPFFAHKNMSLPPCALEVLRDVSAMEDQTNAAPTMEANDAVFRDDRSEHRRDVCEEMAIDEEQVHTGLEQTNMKDKDEVVVIDHEDCPPVQRDEVIVIDGNDTTAEQFINEGDTARETSSPSLDVRVKCTKDGAWLINESDEESDTVRDPPSSRPENVCWKCERVGGASLLICSRSECAAKVHKECLNAPAHFDEDDNFHCPVCWYDRVTTEYIESRKLMSCAKRRLVKFLPLLSRASKRLK, encoded by the exons ATGGAGAATCATTCAGACGCTGAGGGTTCCGAGATGTTTGGCGATTGGGATTTTCTTAGAGTTTCGGAAAATGACAGAGGAGGAGGTTCCACGTCTACTGCAACTGCTGGAGGAGGCAGGGTGCTGCCACCGTGGGCTGACCCCTCCTACGAATGGGGCGGTGGGAAATGGAAAGTGGACGGAAGGAAGAAGAGGAAAGAGAGTGATTTGAGTCTTGAGGATCTGATGAAGGAAGAATACTCTTCTCTGCCTCCTCAAATCGCTGAATGGTATTGGTGTATCGAATATGTCGCCAAATACGTCAAGGACCTCCGCTGCATTCTCG ATTTGATGAACATGGGTTATCCCACCACAAATGACTACGGGAACAGGATTAATGAAATCTTGTCTCTTAGAATCTTGGAGTCCTTGTTTGATCCTACCAAGAATGCTGCTGCTGCTGCTACGGTCGTCGTCGGGCCAAGAATCGAGTTTGATTTATCCTTGAGCACCACCCATGTTCTCAATGCCATTCTCGAACAT GTTACAGTATCAGAACTACGACCGGGCATGCCTGAGCTATCAAAGTTCAATCTTCTTCCTTTTTTTGCTCACAAGAATATGTCTTTGCCTCCATGTGCACTGGAAGTG CTTAGAGATGTGAGTGCAATGGAGGATCAAACAAATGCAGCTCCTACCATGGAAGCAAACGACGCTGTATTTAGAGACGATCGATCAGAGCACAGGAGGGATGTATGTGAGGAGATGGCGATTGATGAGGAGCAAGTTCATACTGGTTTGGAACAAACGAATATGAAGGACAAGGATGAAGTAGTTGTCATCGACCATGAGGATTGTCCTCCAGTGCAGAGAGACGAAGTAATTGTGATTGATGGCAATGACACAACCGCTGAACAATTCATTAACGAGGGTGATACTGCTAGGGAGACCTCTTCTCCAAGCTTGGACGTGCGTGTAAAATGTACAAAAGATGGAGCCTGGTTAATCAATGAGAGCGATGAGGAGTCAGATACGGTTAGAGATCCACCCTCTTCAAGACCGGAGAACGTGTGCTGGAAATGTGAAAGAGTAGGAGGAGCGTCGTTGTTGATATGTAGCAGAAGCGAGTGTGCAGCAAAAGTTCATAAAGAATGCTTGAATGCTCCGGCTCACTTTGATGAAGACGACAACTTTCACTGCCCTGTTTGCTGGTATGATAGAGTCACTACGGAGTACATTGAGTCTCGGAAGTTGATGAGTTGTGCAAAGAGAAGACTCGTGAAGTTTTTACCGCTGCTTTCTAGAGCAAGCAAGAGACTCAAATGA
- the LOC106312146 gene encoding pre-mRNA-splicing factor 18: MDLLRQEILKKRQSLSEESGGKKFYKRSEIEQKKLQKLREEERREHELKAQRRAAAAAADNGGKSSISSSATAMADSKPSASDAADSKSLTDEKNIETLTLPRQEVVRRLRILKQPVTLFGEDDQARLDRLKYVLKEGLFEVDSDVTDGQTNDFLRDISELKKRQKSGIMGDRKRKGRDERGREEGDRGETRDGELSSGGESSDVDADKDLKRLKSNFEDLCDEDKILVFYKKLLIEWKQELDAVENTERRTAKGKKNVATFKQCARYLTPLFNLCRKKGLPSDIRQALMVMVNHCIKRDYLAAMDHYIKLAIGNAPWPIGVTMVGIHERSAREKIHTNSVAHIMNDETTRKYLQSVKRLMTFCQRRYPTMPSKAVEFNSLANGSDLQSLLAEERHFGGDRAQVSEERLRLMPSQNDS, translated from the exons ATGGATCTGCTGAGGCAAGAGATTCTGAAGAAAAGGCAGAGTCTTTCCGAGGAATCCGGTGGAAAGAAGTTCTACAAGCGATCCGAGATCGAGCAGAAGAAACTCCAGAAGCTTCGCGAAGAAGAGCGACGCGAGCATGAGCTCAAGGCCCAGCGTAGAGCCGCCGCCGCCGCAGCTGATAACGGTGGAAAATCATCTATTTCTTCATCTGCTACAGCTATGGCTGATTCCAAACCCTCCGCATCGGACGCCGCTGATTCCAAATCCCTAACCGACGAGAAGAACATCGAAACCCTAACTCTCCCGAGGCAGGAAGTGGTTCGCCGATTGAGAATCCTCAAGCAGCCGGTGACTCTCTTCGGGGAGGACGATCAGGCGCGCCTCGATCGGCTCAAGTACGTGTTGAAGGAAGGGCTGTTCGAGGTCGATAGCGACGTGACCGACGGGCAGACGAATGATTTCTTGCGTGACATATCTGAGCTGAAGAAGCGGCAGAAGAGTGGTATCATGGGAGATAGGAAGAGGAAGGGTAGAGATGAGAGAGGGAGAGAGGAAGGCGACAGAGGGGAGACGAGGGATGGTGAGCTTAGTAGTGGTGGTGAGTCTAGTGATGTTGATGCTGATAAGGATTTGAAGCGTTTGAAGTCTAATTTCGAGGATCTTTGTGATGAGGATAAGATACTTGTGTTCTACAAGAAGCTGTTGATTGAGTGGAAACAGGAGCTTGATGCTGTGGAGAACACTGAGAGGAGAACTGCTAAAGGAAAGAAGAATGTAGCCACTTTTAAGCAGTGTGCTAGGTATCTTACTCCTCTCTTCAACTTATGCAGGAAGAAG GGTTTGCCATCTGATATTCGTCAAGCTTTAATGGTGATGGTTAACCACTGCATAAAGCGAGACTACCTCGCTGCAATGGATCACTACATCAAACTAGCCATAGGAAATGCACCATGGCCCATCGGTGTGACTATGGTTGGTATCCACGAACGTTCCGCGCGAGAGAAGATTCACACCAACAGTGTTGCTCACATCATGAACGACGAGACCACTCGCAAGTATCTCCAGTCAGTTAAAAGATTGATGACATTCTGCCAAAGACGTTACCCAACTATGCCTTCTAAAGCCGTTGAGTTCAACAGCTTAGCCAACGGAAGTGATTTACAGTCGTTGCTCGCTGAGGAGAGGCATTTTGGTGGTGATCGCGCACAAGTCTCGGAAGAGAGACTCCGCCTCATGCCTTCTCAGAACGACAGCTAG
- the LOC106310551 gene encoding putative clathrin assembly protein At1g03050 yields the protein MGSSKLKRAIGAVKDQTSVGLAKVNGRSASLSELDVAIVKATRHEEYPAEEKYIREILSLTSYSRNYINACVNTLSKRLNKTKCWTVALKTLILIQRLLAEGDKAYEQEIFFATRRGTRLLNMSDFRDVSRSNSWDYSAFVRTYALYLDERLDYRMQTRHGKRGVYCVGGDAVEDKKDNSEADLSTAIVVRSQPIAEMKTEQIFTRIQHLQQLLDRFLACRPTESARNNRVVIVALYPIAKESFKIYYDVTEIMGVLIERFMELDIPDSIKVYDIFCRVSKQFEELDQFYSWCKNMGIARSSEYPEIEKITQKKLDLMDEFIRDKSSLEETKQSNSVEADEDDDDERTEEVNEEQEDMNAIKALPAPPPKEEKREEEAKEEEVVTEEKKEEEVGDLLDLGDNVVAGGAGGDSLALALFDGPYTSGSGSASGPGWEAFDDDSADWETALVQSATNLSGQKTELGGGFDMLLLNGMYQHGTVNAAVQASTAYGAGGSASSVAFGSAGRPAATMLALPAPATANGSSNGPVPMDPFAASLVVAPPHYVQMNDMKKKQRMLMEEQMMWDQYSRGGRQGHTNLRPNQNQPSYPYTPQY from the exons ATGGGCTCGAGTAAGCTCAAACGAGCCATAGGCGCCGTGAAGGACCAAACCAGCGTCGGTCTAGCCAAAGTCAACGGTCGTAGCGCTTCTTTATCAGAGCTTGACGTAGCCATCGTCAAAGCGACTCGTCACGAAGAGTATCCAGCGGAAGAGAAATACATAAGAGAGATTCTCAGCCTAACTTCTTACTCACGCAACTACATCAACGCATGCGTCAACACGCTTTCAAAACGCCTTAACAAAACCAAATGCTGGACCGTCGCTCTCAAAACCTTGATCCTGATCCAACGTCTCTTAGCGGAAGGAGACAAAGCCTACGAGCAAGAGATCTTCTTCGCTACTCGCCGTGGGACAAGACTTCTCAACATGTCTGACTTTAGGGATGTTTCTAGGTCTAACTCTTGGGATTACTCTGCTTTTGTAAGGACTTACGCGTTGTACCTAGACGAAAGGCTTGATTACAGGATGCAAACGAGACATGGGAAGCGAGGAGTGTACTGCGTTGGAGGAGATGCCGTGGAAGACAAGAAAGACAACTCCGAGGCTGATCTCTCTACGGCTATAGTGGTTAGGTCACAGCCCATCGCCGAGATGAAAACAGAGCAGATTTTCACCAGAATACAACATTTGCAGCAACTTCTCGACCGTTTCTTGGCTTGTCGTCCAACAG AGAGCGCGAGGAACAACAGAGTTGTGATTGTGGCCCTGTATCCGATAGCGAAGGAGAGTTTCAAGATATATTACGATGTAACTGAGATAATGGGCGTTTTGATCGAACGGTTCATGGAGTTGGACATTCCCGATTCGATCAAGGTCTATGACATTTTCTGTCGTGTCTCAAAACAGTTTGAAGAGCTAGATCAGTTCTATTCTTGGTGTAAGAACATGGGGATCGCTAGGTCTTCAGAGTATCCAGAGATAGAGAAGATCACACAGAAGAAGCTTGATCTCATGGATGAGTTTATAAGAGACAAGTCCTCTTTAGAAGAGACGAAGCAATCAAACTCTGTTGAAGCCGATGAAGATGATGATGATGAGAGAACAGAGGAAGTGAATGAGGAGCAAGAAGATATGAATGCGATCAAGGCCTTACCTGCACCTCCACCAAAAGAAGAGAAGCGTGAGGAAGAAGCAAAGGAAGAAGAAGTGGTAACAGAGGAAAAGAAAGAAGAAGAAGTTGGTGATTTACTGGATCTTGGGGATAATGTAGTAGCTGGGGGAGCTGGAGGAGATAGCTTAGCATTGGCTTTATTCGACGGCCCTTACACCAGCGGTTCCGGTTCGGCGTCGGGTCCTGGATGGGAAGCGTTTGACGATGATTCAGCGGACTGGGAGACAGCTTTGGTGCAATCAGCTACAAACTTATCGGGACAAAAGACGGAGCTCGGAGGAGGCTTTGATATGCTGCTGCTTAACGGAATGTATCAGCACGGTACTGTGAACGCCGCAGTGCAAGCCTCAACGGCTTATGGAGCCGGTGGAAGCGCAAGCAGTGTGGCATTTGGTTCTGCAGGAAGACCAGCAG CCACGATGTTGGCACTTCCGGCACCAGCAACGGCTAATGGAAGCAGCAATGGTCCGGTACCGATGGATCCATTTGCAGCGTCATTGGTGGTTGCGCCGCCACATTATGTGCAGATGAATGATATGAAGAAGAAACAGAGAATGTTGATGGAAGAACAGATGATGTGGGACCAATACTCAAGAGGAGGTAGGCAAGGACACACAAATTTAAGGCCAAACCAAAACCAACCTAGTTACCCTTACACACCTCAATACTGA
- the LOC106310463 gene encoding protein FANTASTIC FOUR 2-like codes for MSVVICQAQEKTVTKNERHESFTQKGKMGGLSFLQSMSDITAIVRNVEDKAYVHPVEKRSVSKLSEKSLEMCTESLGSETGSESGDELLLLAFQATTTPRVPSPPQEEEKDTAKKSTIKSFPPPINFVKGSKYNRVVRSLGEDGRVVVQAMTVSSQPPNFIAERGEGRLRLCLSPENSLLGHNHEEEEEEDETEEGMEEETSENLEGKNGNKKFSRLSSRCKENGREPKPMLTTWKQQQFWVAT; via the coding sequence ATGTCAGTTGTTATTTGTCAAGCGCAAGAAAAAACCGTCACCAAAAATGAAAGACACGAAAGTTTCACCCAAAAAGGCAAAATGGGTGGGTTGAGTTTCCTGCAATCTATGTCCGATATCACTGCCATTGTCCGAAACGTAGAGGACAAAGCTTATGTTCACCCCGTGGAGAAACGCTCTGTTTCTAAGCTGAGTGAGAAAAGCTTAGAGATGTGCACTGAGAGCCTTGGGTCCGAAACTGGAAGCGAGAGTGGTGACGAGTTGTTGTTGCTTGCGTTTCAAGCAACCACTACTCCTAGGGTTCCTTCTCCTCCTCAAGAAGAAGAAAAAGACACTGCCAAGAAATCAACGATCAAAAGTTTCCCGCCACCGATAAACTTTGTTAAGGGATCAAAGTATAATCGTGTGGTGAGATCACTAGGAGAAGATGGTCGTGTTGTTGTTCAAGCCATGACAGTTTCGTCTCAGCCTCCTAACTTTATAGCGGAACGTGGTGAAGGAAGGCTCCGTCTCTGTTTATCACCGGAAAATTCTTTACTTGGGCACAACCATGAGGAAGAAGAAGAAGAAGATGAAACTGAAGAGGGCATGGAGGAGGAAACTAGTGAGAACTTAGAGGGTAAAAATGGAAATAAAAAGTTTAGCAGATTAAGCAGCAGATGCAAGGAGAATGGTCGTGAGCCTAAGCCAATGCTTACTACTTGGAAGCAGCAGCAGTTTTGGGTCGCTACTTAA
- the LOC106308345 gene encoding wee1-like protein kinase, protein MLERKKGRTLLGKRKALGTIETRRTKKSRKMEGTLERHSLLQFGQLSKLSFDNLPPSSAADSSELRNELGSVGADGDWGEKEFILSQDFFCTPDYITPDNQNLMTDLNISMDHSPCPRSPVKLTSAKSKRCRQDSFTFNTSDSTWASKYKVDEQENDDIDTDEIVVDKTERTGYVSRSAVALRSRVMPPPCLKNPYLMNESETATDPFGYQRSKCASFLPASMSGDGLSRYLTDFHEIQQIGAGNFSRVFKVLKRIDGCLYAVKRSTRKLYLDSERRKAMMEVQALAALGFHENVVGYYNSWYENEQLYIQLELCDHSLSKKSSLKISEREILVIMHQMAKALQFVHEKGIAHLDVKPDNIYIKNGVCKLGDFGCATRLDKSLPVEEGVTVYELIRGSPLTESRNKSLNIKEGKLPLLPGHSLQLQQLLKTMMDRDPSRRPSATELVEHPMFDRIRG, encoded by the exons ATGCTCGAGAGGAAGAAAGGACGAACACTGTTGGGGAAGAGGAAAGCCCTAGGCACAATCGAAACGAGGCGAACGAAGAAGAGTCGGAAGATGGAGGGGACATTAGAGCGACACTCTCTGCTTCAATTCGGTCAATTGTCGAAGCTTTCGTTCGATAATCTTCCGCCGTCGAGTGCTGCAGATTCGTCGGAGCTCCGGAATGAGTTGGGTTCCGTTGGTGCAGACGGAGATTGGGGAGAGAAGGAATTCATTCTCAGCCAAGACTTCTTCTG CACACCTGACTATATAACTCCGGACAATCAGAACTTGATGACCGATTTAAACATCAGCATG GATCATTCTCCTTGTCCGAGGTCTCCTGTTAAACTAACTTCAGCTAAAAGCAAAAGATGCCGCCAGG ACAGTTTCACATTTAATACTTCAGATTCTACCTGGGCTTCAAAATATAAAGTAGACGAACAAGAGAATGATGATATTGACACAGACGAGATCGTGGTGGATAAAACAGAGAGGACTGGATACGTTTCACGGTCCGCAGTTGCTCTTCGGTCTCGGGTTATGCCACCTCCTTGCCTCAAGAATCCTTATTTGATGAATGAGTCCGAGACAGCTACTGACCCTTTCGGATATCAGAGGTCTAAATGTGCTA GTTTTCTCCCTGCAAGCATGAGTGGGGACGGCTTGTCAAGATATCTCACAGACTTTCATGAAATTCAG CAAATAGGTGCTGGGAATTTCAGTCGCGTATTTAAAGTTTTGAAGAGGATTGATGGTTGCTTGTACGCCGTGAAACGCAGCACAAGGAAGCTGTATCTAGATTCAGAGAG GCGTAAAGCTATGATGGAAGTTCAAGCTCTTGCTGCTCTAG GATTCCATGAAAATGTAGTGGGATACTACAACTCGTGGTATGAAAACGAGCAGTTATACATTCAACTGGAGCTCTGTGATCACAGTTTGTCCAAGAAATCTTCTCTTAAGATCTCAGAGAGAGAGATTTTGGTGATTATGCATCAG ATGGCCAAGGCTTTACAGTTTGTGCACGAGAAAGGAATAGCTCATTTAGATGTAAAACCTGACAATATATACATCAAGAACGGTGTCTGCAAGCTCGGTGACTTCGGTTGTGCAACGCGGTTGGACAAAAGCTTGCCAGTAGAGGAAG GTGTCACGGTTTACGAGCTGATTAGAGGATCCCCACTTACAGAATCAAGAAACAAGTCCCTCAATATCAAAGAAGGCAAGCTTCCTCTTCTTCCCGGCCACTCGTTACAGTTACAGCAACTGCTTAAG ACAATGATGGATCGTGACCCAAGTCGTCGTCCTTCTGCTACAGAATTAGTGGAGCACCCCATGTTCGACAGGATCCGCGGTTGA